One stretch of Leadbetterella byssophila DSM 17132 DNA includes these proteins:
- a CDS encoding RagB/SusD family nutrient uptake outer membrane protein, which produces MKKIFIAISLLGFTACDQDKLLHTVPPTQLSSADVFNTPERIEALVNGIYKAIKNSSLYGGRYLLYNDVRGEDFINITGNTFTGYESWNNSYSSGSNDIINLWSAGYTTINQANILIDGLGRSKGVISESQAAAYIGEAKFLRALTYYSLVTVYARPYADKEGQNPGLPLRLLAETTPANNDLARSSVAEVYQQIIKDLDDAEASLPANYSTALLNTTRAHRNTAIALKTRVYLTLGKWDKVVEEARKIVPQIQSPFKATSGVNHELQDVVQIFQNNFTTTESIFSMPFSSLDNLGGQSAIAYIYNTNSEYHLNPTGIFGDPQWGERDARRQWLRINNGRAFLAKFGSTAPFLNYIPVIRYSEVLLNYAEALVRKGEWSLSKTLVEAVHHRSDPNYSFQSTTGQGLLESIWKERRIELLGEGFRSNDLLRNLLPIPQKGSASLTAGRVDPHDENYIFPLSNAEIATNKAL; this is translated from the coding sequence ATGAAAAAGATATTCATTGCTATATCACTTTTAGGATTTACAGCTTGTGATCAAGATAAGCTTCTCCATACCGTTCCTCCTACTCAGCTTAGTTCTGCTGATGTGTTTAATACTCCAGAAAGAATAGAGGCTCTGGTCAACGGGATCTACAAAGCCATTAAAAATTCAAGTCTTTACGGTGGCAGATACCTTCTTTATAATGACGTGAGAGGGGAGGATTTTATCAATATCACGGGGAATACATTTACCGGATATGAAAGTTGGAATAACTCCTATTCCTCTGGTTCAAATGATATTATCAATCTGTGGTCGGCAGGCTATACAACCATAAACCAAGCCAATATTTTGATAGATGGTTTGGGTCGAAGTAAGGGAGTGATTAGTGAATCTCAGGCTGCAGCATACATAGGAGAGGCTAAGTTTCTGAGGGCTTTAACCTACTATAGTTTAGTTACTGTATATGCGCGGCCTTATGCTGATAAGGAAGGACAAAATCCGGGTCTTCCTTTGCGACTATTAGCAGAAACTACTCCCGCGAACAATGATCTGGCGCGTAGTTCTGTAGCAGAAGTTTATCAGCAAATCATCAAAGATTTGGATGATGCAGAGGCATCTTTACCGGCTAATTATAGTACCGCACTCTTAAATACTACCAGAGCTCATAGGAATACAGCTATCGCCCTTAAAACAAGAGTGTATTTAACCTTAGGGAAATGGGATAAGGTAGTGGAAGAAGCTAGAAAGATTGTACCGCAAATCCAGTCGCCATTCAAAGCTACAAGCGGTGTAAATCATGAGCTACAAGACGTGGTACAGATTTTTCAGAATAATTTTACTACTACGGAGTCCATTTTCTCCATGCCGTTCTCCTCTTTGGATAATCTCGGGGGGCAGAGCGCAATAGCGTACATTTATAATACGAATTCAGAATATCACCTCAATCCTACAGGTATTTTTGGTGATCCTCAATGGGGGGAAAGGGATGCTAGGAGGCAATGGTTAAGAATCAATAATGGAAGAGCCTTCTTGGCTAAATTTGGCTCTACAGCTCCCTTCTTGAACTATATTCCAGTCATTCGGTATTCAGAAGTACTTTTGAACTATGCGGAGGCCTTGGTGAGGAAAGGTGAATGGAGTTTATCTAAGACCTTGGTAGAGGCAGTGCATCACCGCTCAGATCCTAATTATTCTTTTCAAAGCACTACAGGCCAAGGATTATTAGAAAGCATTTGGAAAGAGAGAAGGATTGAACTTCTAGGCGAAGGTTTTAGATCCAATGATCTATTGAGAAATCTTTTGCCAATTCCTCAGAAGGGTTCGGCTTCTTTAAC